The DNA segment CGCCAGTCGCCGCGCGTGGCCGCAACCATACGGTAAACCCGACCGCGCTCCGGCAAGATCCGCGCCGGGCGCTATAATGTAGCCCGGTTCGGCGGCGCTTTGCGCCGGAATCCGCGCTTGAATTCATGCCCGGATTGCACCTGACTCCCGCGCTGCAGCCTGCAAAGCCGCCGCCCGGAGCCCGGCCAGAGAGACATGCTCCCCACCATGCAACTGCTCGCGATCGGTATCAATCACACCACGGCGCCCGTCTCGCTGCGCGAGCGAGTGGCGTTTCCGCTTGAGCAGATCAAACCCGCCCTGGGCGCCTTGCGCACCCACCTGGCCGGCAAAAATGGCACCGAAGCCGCCATCCTCTCCACTTGCAACCGCACCGAGATCTATTGCGCCACCGATGTGCTGCTGTCGGGTTCGGAAGGCTTCGAGCACACGCTGCGTTGGCTGGCGCAGCACCATAACGTGCCGGCCGGTGAACTCGCGCCCCACCTGTACTCGTTGCCGCAGTCCGAAGCCGTGCGCCATGCCTTCCGCGTGGCCAGCGGGCTGGACTCGATGGTACTGGGCGAAACCCAGATCCTGGGCCAGTTGAAGGATGCCGTGCGCACCGCCGGTGAAGCCGGCGCGCTGGGCACCTACCTGAACCAGTTGTTCCAGCGCACGTTCGCGGTGGCCAAGGAAGTCCGCGGCCAGACCGAGATCGGCGCGCACTCGGTATCCATGGCCGCTGCCGCGGTGCGCCTGGCCCAGCGGATTTTTGAAAGCGTCTCGACCCAGCGCGTGCTGTTCATCGGCGCGGGCGAGATGATCGAGCTGTGCGCCACGCACTTCGCGGCGCAAACGCCGCGCCAGATCGTGGTGGCCAACCGCACCGTGGAGCGTGGCGAGCGGCTGGCCGAGCAGCTCGCCGGCCAGGGCCTGACCACCGAGGCCATCCGCCTGTCGGAGCTGGGCGCGCGCCTGCATGAGTTCGACATCGTGGTGTCGTGCACCGCCAGCTCCCTGCCCATCATCGGGCTGGGCGCGGTAGAACGCGCGGTCAAGCTGCGCCGCCACCGCCCCATCATGATGGTGGACCTGGCCGTGCCGCGCGACGTGGAGCCCGAAGTCGCGCGCCTGGACGACGTCTTCCTGTACACCGTGGACGACCTCGGCGCCATCGTGCGCGAGGGCAATGCCATGCGCCAGGCCGCCGTGGCCCAGGCGGAAGCCATCATCGAAAGCCGCGTGCAGAATTTCATGCACTGGCTGGAAACCCGCAGCGTGGTGCCTGTCATCCGCGAACTGCAGGAGCAGGGCGAGGCCATGCGCCAGGCCGAGCTGGAGCGCGCGCGCCGCATGCTGGCGCGCGGCGACGACCCGCAAGCCGTGCTCGAAGCCCTGTCCGGCGCGCTCACCCGCAAATTCCTGCACGGCCCGA comes from the Cupriavidus basilensis genome and includes:
- the hemA gene encoding glutamyl-tRNA reductase, with product MQLLAIGINHTTAPVSLRERVAFPLEQIKPALGALRTHLAGKNGTEAAILSTCNRTEIYCATDVLLSGSEGFEHTLRWLAQHHNVPAGELAPHLYSLPQSEAVRHAFRVASGLDSMVLGETQILGQLKDAVRTAGEAGALGTYLNQLFQRTFAVAKEVRGQTEIGAHSVSMAAAAVRLAQRIFESVSTQRVLFIGAGEMIELCATHFAAQTPRQIVVANRTVERGERLAEQLAGQGLTTEAIRLSELGARLHEFDIVVSCTASSLPIIGLGAVERAVKLRRHRPIMMVDLAVPRDVEPEVARLDDVFLYTVDDLGAIVREGNAMRQAAVAQAEAIIESRVQNFMHWLETRSVVPVIRELQEQGEAMRQAELERARRMLARGDDPQAVLEALSGALTRKFLHGPTHALNHTQGDDRETLLRLVPGLFRHSSHSER